Proteins co-encoded in one Bacillus infantis NRRL B-14911 genomic window:
- a CDS encoding cupin domain-containing protein encodes MNYSPINFQEKFSKFADHWSPKVIAEMNDYQFKLVKVQGDFVWHKHNDTDEVFIVLEGRLTIEFRDGKVELGEGELFVTPKNTEHKPFAGNECKIMLVEPKGVINTGQERTEQTAENDVWI; translated from the coding sequence ATGAATTATTCACCAATCAATTTTCAAGAGAAGTTTTCAAAATTTGCGGATCATTGGTCCCCTAAAGTTATTGCTGAAATGAATGATTATCAATTTAAGCTTGTTAAAGTCCAAGGGGACTTTGTATGGCATAAGCATAATGACACGGACGAAGTTTTTATCGTTCTGGAAGGCAGGCTGACCATTGAGTTCCGTGATGGAAAAGTGGAGCTGGGAGAAGGGGAGCTGTTTGTCACCCCTAAAAATACTGAACATAAGCCTTTTGCCGGGAACGAATGCAAAATCATGCTTGTAGAGCCGAAGGGCGTTATAAATACCGGGCAGGAAAGAACAGAGCAGACAGCGGAGAATGATGTTTGGATATAA
- a CDS encoding S16 family serine protease produces the protein MYKTGVIAGIMTFLFYIVFLLLYLLEVINEYAFVFMLFLLLVILLNLWFVFRQKRKNRIQITVSAFLLFLLFCYELPLLLVALSSPPSHVAYAYQEPNEALKGSGIFSVGVAEFTLKNQNSEQDAKKILAAQGVDVLSVAEVDHKVRYDSKNRQLLKWLHLQKEPLLQMEENAAEYLGKEDDWLRRFIQQPDIAGNSAGLSLALSGLIKEGLLENRLPVAVTGAINEHGEVSYVGLIKEKILIAERSGFLYLIIPSENAEEAAAIQKESSRKIEIIDVSHVDEAVEAIGRLNDGG, from the coding sequence ATGTATAAAACTGGTGTCATTGCCGGTATCATGACATTCCTTTTCTATATAGTATTTTTGCTTCTATACCTTTTAGAAGTCATCAATGAATATGCCTTTGTCTTTATGCTGTTTCTCCTGCTGGTGATTCTGCTGAATTTATGGTTTGTTTTCCGCCAAAAACGTAAAAACAGAATACAAATCACAGTTTCAGCCTTTCTCCTCTTCCTCCTGTTCTGCTATGAACTGCCGCTGCTGCTGGTAGCGCTGAGCTCTCCCCCTTCGCATGTCGCTTATGCCTACCAGGAACCGAATGAGGCCTTAAAGGGATCGGGTATTTTTTCGGTAGGCGTAGCTGAATTTACGCTGAAAAACCAGAACAGTGAACAAGATGCCAAAAAGATTTTGGCAGCGCAGGGAGTTGACGTACTGTCCGTTGCTGAAGTGGATCATAAAGTTAGATATGACAGCAAAAACCGGCAGCTGTTAAAATGGCTTCATCTGCAGAAAGAACCTTTGCTGCAAATGGAAGAGAACGCAGCAGAATACCTGGGAAAAGAAGACGATTGGCTCAGGAGATTTATACAGCAGCCAGACATTGCCGGTAATAGTGCCGGACTCAGCCTGGCGCTTTCAGGGCTCATTAAAGAAGGACTCCTTGAAAACAGGCTGCCTGTTGCAGTTACGGGCGCGATTAATGAGCATGGAGAAGTATCTTATGTAGGATTGATAAAGGAAAAAATCCTGATTGCTGAAAGATCTGGATTCTTATACCTGATCATTCCGAGTGAAAATGCGGAAGAAGCTGCAGCTATACAAAAAGAAAGCAGCAGAAAAATAGAAATTATTGATGTTTCACATGTGGATGAAGCTGTTGAAGCTATTGGGAGATTGAATGATGGAGGATAG
- a CDS encoding HAD family hydrolase, which translates to MDSIIFDLDGTIWDSIDTVLVAWNSVIKEEDRKEGKLTRKDFEGTMGLQMDEISRRLFPDLTEEQRQQLVEECRKAEAHFLGIHGGELYENAEKVLEELSQKYKLFIVSNCQEGYIEVFYKYHKLEKYFLDFENPGRTGLSKGENIKLIIERNHLSSPVYVGDTEGDRKAARFAGIPFVYAQYGFGEVSEYDKEIKKFEDLLKVFG; encoded by the coding sequence ATGGACAGCATTATTTTTGATTTAGATGGGACCATCTGGGATTCAATTGATACAGTTCTGGTTGCCTGGAACAGTGTCATTAAAGAAGAGGACCGCAAGGAAGGTAAATTGACACGGAAAGATTTTGAAGGAACAATGGGTCTGCAGATGGATGAAATAAGCCGCAGGCTTTTTCCTGATCTAACAGAAGAACAGCGGCAGCAGCTGGTGGAGGAATGCAGGAAGGCTGAAGCACACTTCCTGGGAATCCATGGTGGAGAACTTTATGAAAATGCTGAAAAAGTCCTGGAGGAACTTTCGCAAAAATATAAGCTCTTCATTGTCAGCAACTGCCAGGAGGGCTACATAGAGGTTTTCTATAAATATCATAAGCTTGAAAAATATTTTCTTGATTTCGAAAATCCCGGCCGGACCGGCCTTTCAAAGGGTGAGAATATCAAATTGATCATAGAAAGAAATCATCTTTCCAGCCCGGTATATGTAGGTGACACAGAAGGCGACAGAAAAGCCGCCAGATTCGCAGGAATCCCTTTCGTTTATGCTCAATACGGCTTCGGGGAAGTGAGTGAATATGATAAGGAGATTAAAAAATTTGAAGATCTCTTAAAGGTTTTCGGCTGA
- a CDS encoding GNAT family N-acetyltransferase, producing METERLKLRRLKRSDSQAIFDRWLSDERVAENRVSAAHRTVSETNARVADIAARYERKDFCWWGIELKATGELVGEIDLYDWDLTTGNSSVSYSLGYAWWNKGYATEALKAVMEFGFSEMNLHKISAAHNTDNPASGKVMKKAGMKQEGIVRHMIRNAKGQYKDCVLYGILQEDFLKMNFQKD from the coding sequence ATGGAGACCGAAAGACTGAAGCTCAGGAGGCTGAAACGTTCGGACAGCCAAGCCATCTTCGACCGATGGCTTTCAGATGAGCGCGTAGCAGAAAACAGGGTGAGTGCGGCACACAGGACGGTTTCTGAAACCAATGCGAGAGTGGCGGATATAGCAGCCAGATATGAAAGGAAAGACTTTTGCTGGTGGGGAATCGAATTGAAAGCCACGGGGGAATTAGTCGGAGAAATTGACTTGTATGATTGGGATCTGACCACCGGAAACAGCAGCGTCAGCTATTCCCTGGGCTATGCCTGGTGGAATAAAGGATATGCTACAGAAGCATTAAAGGCGGTCATGGAGTTTGGGTTCTCTGAAATGAATCTTCATAAAATTTCTGCCGCTCATAATACGGATAATCCTGCTTCCGGGAAAGTGATGAAGAAAGCGGGAATGAAGCAAGAAGGAATTGTCAGGCATATGATACGTAATGCCAAAGGACAGTATAAGGATTGCGTTCTTTACGGCATCCTGCAGGAAGATTTTCTAAAAATGAATTTTCAGAAGGATTGA
- a CDS encoding MFS transporter, producing the protein MKSKSFRSLWIGQSLANLGDVFYIVGLISILYSVTGSPVYLALLPFLNMAGRAVSGAISPLMLNKYKLKSMLVSSQVSKTLALFILSGWLWLQSSPEILFVLVLIFVIAFFDGWALPASDAMLPRLVEKEELMKANSFLALLNESIQLGGWALGGILTAAAGGQNVIWLTLAFYAVSSLMMQLINDKTPFQSNTEKQSTVNVLLEGWISIWTQPVLRSFHVVILIEAIANVVWIAAILYVFVAEVLKAGEAWWGYINTSFFMGLILGGVICKKFSSIFEKNMKLTLISASFGVAIVTLLFGANSLAWAALLLVFLSGLIHQIKGIILYTYIQKEVAAEELPKVFSAQHTLVSMAFALSTVLFGAMAENNSAEITFVIAGILLLFNGIYLLAVRKRFS; encoded by the coding sequence ATGAAAAGCAAATCTTTCCGGTCTCTTTGGATTGGGCAGTCACTCGCCAATTTAGGAGATGTGTTTTATATAGTGGGTTTGATATCCATTTTATATTCTGTTACCGGGTCTCCGGTGTACCTGGCACTGCTGCCGTTTTTGAATATGGCAGGCCGGGCTGTTAGCGGAGCAATTTCGCCATTAATGCTCAATAAATACAAACTTAAATCCATGCTTGTCAGCTCCCAGGTGAGCAAGACGCTGGCGCTTTTTATTCTTTCTGGCTGGCTTTGGCTGCAAAGCTCTCCGGAGATACTGTTCGTATTAGTATTGATATTTGTTATTGCTTTTTTCGACGGCTGGGCACTCCCGGCTTCAGACGCCATGCTGCCAAGGCTGGTGGAGAAAGAAGAACTGATGAAAGCCAACAGCTTTTTAGCTTTATTAAATGAATCTATCCAATTAGGCGGCTGGGCACTTGGCGGCATTTTGACTGCAGCGGCAGGAGGGCAGAATGTCATCTGGCTTACGCTGGCTTTCTATGCCGTGTCTTCCCTGATGATGCAGTTAATCAATGATAAGACTCCATTCCAGTCCAATACTGAAAAGCAAAGTACGGTGAACGTTCTGCTGGAAGGCTGGATCTCTATTTGGACGCAGCCTGTTTTGCGCAGCTTTCATGTGGTGATTCTAATAGAAGCCATTGCTAACGTAGTCTGGATAGCTGCCATTCTTTATGTATTTGTTGCGGAAGTTTTAAAGGCAGGGGAAGCCTGGTGGGGTTATATCAACACTTCTTTTTTCATGGGCTTAATATTGGGCGGGGTCATATGCAAGAAGTTCTCTTCTATTTTTGAAAAAAATATGAAACTCACCTTGATATCCGCCTCTTTCGGAGTGGCCATAGTGACATTGCTGTTTGGCGCCAATTCACTGGCCTGGGCTGCATTACTATTAGTATTTCTCAGCGGGCTTATCCATCAGATCAAAGGCATCATTCTGTACACCTATATACAAAAAGAGGTCGCGGCAGAAGAGCTGCCAAAGGTGTTCAGTGCCCAGCATACGCTGGTCTCCATGGCGTTTGCCCTTTCAACAGTATTGTTTGGGGCGATGGCGGAGAACAACAGTGCGGAGATTACTTTCGTAATTGCGGGAATACTGCTGCTGTTTAACGGAATCTACCTGCTGGCGGTCAGAAAGAGATTCTCCTGA
- the sigY gene encoding RNA polymerase sigma factor SigY: MEDKELVKAAKKGDKRALAMLFKQNYPFLVKYLVKAAMDKDLAEELAQETMAKSLEKINLYNGQSKFSSWLISIATNLYIDHLRRKKREKHWQGQEQSWRKLKWQMESRNEEWNDALAALGKLKDDIRVAIVLKHYYGYSYDEIGNMMKISPGTAKSRIHNGLAAVRKELGLHEKGTENHTAGK, encoded by the coding sequence ATGGAAGACAAAGAGCTCGTCAAGGCAGCCAAAAAAGGTGACAAAAGGGCACTGGCCATGCTTTTTAAGCAAAATTACCCTTTTCTGGTCAAGTATTTGGTCAAGGCAGCCATGGATAAGGATCTGGCAGAGGAGCTTGCCCAGGAAACCATGGCAAAATCCCTCGAAAAAATCAATTTGTATAATGGCCAATCGAAGTTCTCTTCCTGGCTCATTTCCATTGCGACCAATTTATATATAGACCATCTGCGCAGGAAGAAAAGGGAGAAACACTGGCAAGGGCAGGAGCAGTCATGGAGGAAGCTGAAATGGCAGATGGAGAGCCGGAATGAAGAGTGGAATGATGCTCTTGCCGCTCTTGGCAAATTGAAAGATGATATACGTGTAGCAATCGTTTTAAAGCATTATTACGGCTATTCCTACGACGAAATAGGAAACATGATGAAAATATCCCCCGGAACAGCCAAATCAAGAATCCATAATGGACTTGCAGCTGTCAGAAAGGAGCTGGGCCTGCATGAAAAAGGAACAGAAAATCATACCGCTGGAAAGTAA
- a CDS encoding YxlC family protein, with protein MKKEQKIIPLESKYENKQDRLAADEIEKGLEILDQSFSIHTPELEWFEEMVAEKQEQLRKSWIRDIGLFFVMAAVILTVLLTTLHQLPAVFIAIQAAAGIFITGAGTYYFVRQRVNEA; from the coding sequence ATGAAAAAGGAACAGAAAATCATACCGCTGGAAAGTAAATACGAAAATAAACAGGATAGATTGGCAGCTGATGAAATCGAAAAAGGGCTTGAGATCCTTGACCAGTCATTTTCTATTCATACTCCGGAGCTTGAATGGTTCGAGGAGATGGTTGCAGAAAAGCAGGAGCAGCTGCGGAAAAGCTGGATAAGGGATATTGGCCTGTTCTTTGTGATGGCAGCGGTGATATTAACGGTCCTGCTTACTACCCTGCACCAGCTTCCAGCTGTCTTCATAGCCATCCAGGCAGCAGCCGGGATATTCATTACAGGGGCAGGCACCTACTATTTTGTCAGGCAAAGGGTGAATGAAGCATGA
- a CDS encoding YbjQ family protein produces MIIVTTEFVPGMEVKELKGFVRGSTVQSKHIGKDILAGFKTIVGGEIKEYTEMMDEARQLAIGRMVEDARKKGANAVICMRLESSAVMQNASEIIAYGTAVVAE; encoded by the coding sequence ATGATTATCGTCACTACTGAATTTGTTCCAGGTATGGAAGTGAAAGAATTGAAAGGATTCGTCAGGGGAAGCACAGTCCAGTCCAAGCATATCGGAAAGGATATTCTGGCAGGGTTCAAAACCATTGTCGGAGGAGAAATCAAAGAGTATACAGAAATGATGGATGAAGCAAGGCAGCTGGCAATCGGGAGGATGGTGGAAGATGCCAGGAAAAAAGGGGCGAATGCTGTGATCTGCATGCGCCTGGAGTCTTCTGCTGTTATGCAGAATGCTTCAGAAATCATTGCCTATGGAACAGCTGTTGTGGCAGAGTAA
- a CDS encoding ABC transporter ATP-binding protein, translating to MFSILKKLSWFFKEQWKRYTVAIILLAIVGVLDVMPPRLVGQAIDDIHLGSLDSGKILQYLLLLGVITVVSYGITYVWMYQLFGGAFLVERKLRSRFMNHLLKMTPSFFEKNRTGDLMARATNDLKAISVTAGFGILTLVDSSIFMLTILLTMGFLVSWKLTIAAVLPLPLMALLMKIYGKRIHVRFMEAQDAFGNLNDKVLESVSGVRVIRAYVQERADEDRFHDMTEDVYEKNIKVARIDSLFDPTIKIIVGLSYLIGLGYGANLVFNQAITLGDLVAFNVYLGMLIWPMFAIGELINIMQRGNASLDRVQETLSYEEDVKDPGKPADAERPENIVFDDVTFRYPSSSTDNLKSIKVRLDRGQTLGIVGKTGSGKTTFIKQLLREYPAGTGTLAVAGIPIREQSLQNTRSWIGYVPQDHVLFSRSVRENILFGNEKADESDLQKAIDLSAFRKDLEMLPEGLETLVGEKGVALSGGQKQRISIARALIKDPEILILDDSLSAVDAKTEKKIIGNIRSEREGKTTIITTHRMTAVQHADHIIVLDNGVIAEEGTHRELMKGSGWYKEQYIRQQAQAAAEEEVLS from the coding sequence ATGTTTTCGATTTTGAAGAAATTGAGCTGGTTTTTTAAGGAACAATGGAAAAGATATACGGTTGCCATTATCCTGCTTGCGATTGTGGGGGTTCTGGATGTGATGCCGCCAAGGCTCGTCGGGCAGGCAATCGATGACATCCATCTGGGATCGCTCGACAGCGGCAAGATCCTTCAGTATTTGCTGCTGCTCGGGGTGATTACAGTAGTGTCTTATGGGATCACGTATGTGTGGATGTATCAGCTTTTCGGAGGGGCTTTTCTTGTTGAGAGAAAGCTGAGGAGCAGATTTATGAACCATCTGCTGAAGATGACCCCGTCATTTTTTGAGAAGAACAGGACCGGGGACCTGATGGCGCGGGCGACAAATGATTTAAAGGCTATATCTGTAACGGCCGGATTCGGGATTCTCACGCTTGTTGACAGCAGCATCTTCATGCTGACGATCCTCTTGACTATGGGATTCCTGGTCAGCTGGAAGCTGACAATCGCAGCAGTCCTGCCGCTGCCGCTTATGGCTTTATTAATGAAAATATACGGAAAAAGAATCCATGTCCGTTTCATGGAGGCCCAGGATGCTTTCGGGAACCTGAATGACAAAGTCCTTGAATCAGTATCCGGTGTCCGGGTCATCCGCGCATATGTGCAGGAGCGTGCAGATGAAGACCGGTTCCACGATATGACAGAGGATGTCTATGAAAAAAATATCAAGGTCGCCAGGATTGATTCCCTTTTTGATCCAACGATTAAAATCATCGTCGGCCTCAGTTATCTGATCGGGCTTGGCTATGGAGCCAACCTGGTCTTCAATCAGGCGATCACACTAGGAGATCTTGTCGCTTTCAATGTGTATCTTGGAATGCTGATCTGGCCAATGTTTGCAATCGGCGAGCTGATCAATATCATGCAAAGGGGCAATGCCTCCCTTGACCGGGTCCAGGAAACGCTCTCCTACGAGGAGGATGTAAAGGATCCCGGCAAGCCTGCCGATGCCGAGAGACCGGAGAATATTGTTTTCGATGATGTTACTTTCAGGTATCCGTCGAGCAGCACTGATAATCTGAAGAGCATCAAGGTTAGGCTGGATAGGGGCCAGACTTTAGGGATAGTCGGCAAAACGGGCAGCGGAAAGACGACCTTCATCAAGCAGCTGCTCAGGGAATATCCCGCCGGAACAGGAACCCTGGCCGTTGCTGGAATCCCGATCAGGGAACAGTCACTGCAAAATACAAGGAGCTGGATTGGCTATGTGCCTCAGGATCATGTTCTTTTTTCCCGTTCGGTTAGGGAGAATATCCTGTTCGGAAACGAAAAGGCAGATGAAAGTGATCTGCAGAAGGCCATTGACCTGTCAGCCTTCCGCAAGGATCTTGAAATGCTTCCTGAAGGTCTGGAGACCCTTGTTGGTGAAAAGGGGGTTGCCCTATCAGGAGGACAGAAGCAGAGGATCTCGATTGCCAGGGCGCTGATCAAGGATCCTGAAATACTGATACTGGATGACTCACTTTCGGCTGTTGACGCGAAAACAGAGAAAAAGATTATCGGCAATATCCGCTCAGAAAGGGAAGGAAAAACCACCATCATTACCACACACCGCATGACGGCGGTCCAGCATGCGGACCATATTATAGTCCTGGACAATGGCGTGATAGCCGAGGAAGGGACACATCGAGAGCTGATGAAAGGGTCAGGCTGGTATAAAGAGCAGTATATCAGACAGCAGGCCCAGGCAGCTGCAGAAGAGGAGGTGCTGTCATGA
- a CDS encoding ABC transporter ATP-binding protein produces the protein MKTGKRLFSYALIYKKIILAALAMLTVAVAADLAGPFIAKRLIDQHILGIESVWYQTGENDDSVSYKGHYYTREQYMDEGSPMIGQARILQAGKDFIFVEGDIQFDGERSFQDGLLTISKGEEKEVYEGSRLQGEELMGFYKPEIPRIIRLLSFYFGLIVIAAIFQYGQRYYLQKSANRIIQKMRKDVFGQIQKLPVQYFDNLPAGKVVARITNDTEAIRELYVTVLSTFFTSFIYIAGIYTALFILNAKLAAICLILLPILYIWMIVYRKYASKYNKVIRTRVSDINGMVNESIQGMNIIQAFGREGDTRKDFEKLNTEHFTYQNKLLNLNSLTSHNLVGVLRNIVFVAFIWYFGGESLNASAVISLGMLYAFVDYINRLFQPVQGIVNQLANLEQALVAGERVFELLDEEGIEVDDSKVPRYKGNVEFNGVHFGYKESEYVLKDITFKASHGETVALVGHTGSGKSSIMNLLFRFYDCQKGSITIDGKDITGMSRQNLRKHMGIVLQDPFLFTGTIAENVSLNDPAVTRENVEKALRDVGADKVLENLEKGFDEPVIEKGSTLSSGQRQLISFARALAFDPAILILDEATSSIDTETETVIQNAMEVLKEGRTTFIIAHRLSTIRNADQILVLDRGRIAEKGNHEELMKLKGKYYQMYQLQQGSMAG, from the coding sequence ATGAAAACAGGAAAACGCCTTTTTTCATATGCGCTTATTTATAAAAAGATCATTCTGGCCGCGCTTGCCATGCTTACTGTCGCCGTTGCCGCAGACCTTGCGGGTCCGTTCATTGCCAAGAGGCTGATTGACCAGCATATACTCGGGATTGAATCCGTCTGGTATCAGACAGGAGAAAACGATGATTCTGTTTCATATAAAGGCCATTATTATACAAGAGAGCAGTATATGGATGAAGGCTCTCCCATGATCGGTCAGGCCCGCATCCTCCAGGCTGGAAAAGATTTTATCTTTGTGGAGGGCGACATACAATTTGATGGAGAACGAAGCTTTCAGGATGGTCTGCTGACCATCTCAAAAGGAGAAGAAAAAGAGGTGTATGAAGGTTCGAGGCTCCAGGGGGAAGAGCTGATGGGTTTTTATAAACCTGAAATCCCGCGCATCATCAGGCTTCTCTCCTTTTACTTCGGATTGATTGTCATTGCTGCCATTTTCCAGTATGGACAAAGATACTATCTGCAAAAGTCTGCTAACCGGATCATCCAGAAAATGCGGAAGGATGTTTTCGGGCAGATTCAGAAACTGCCTGTCCAATATTTTGACAATCTCCCGGCAGGAAAGGTAGTTGCCAGGATTACGAATGATACGGAAGCGATCCGCGAGCTTTACGTGACCGTGCTTTCAACCTTCTTTACAAGCTTCATCTATATTGCCGGCATCTACACCGCGCTCTTTATATTAAATGCCAAGCTGGCAGCAATCTGCCTGATTCTTCTGCCGATCCTGTACATTTGGATGATTGTCTATAGAAAGTACGCATCCAAATATAATAAGGTCATCAGGACCAGAGTGAGCGATATCAATGGAATGGTTAACGAGTCAATACAGGGGATGAACATCATCCAGGCCTTCGGGCGCGAGGGAGACACAAGGAAAGATTTCGAAAAGCTGAACACAGAGCATTTTACCTATCAGAACAAACTGCTCAACTTAAACTCATTAACCTCCCATAATCTAGTCGGTGTACTCCGAAATATCGTCTTCGTTGCGTTTATCTGGTATTTCGGGGGTGAGTCCCTTAATGCATCTGCAGTCATTTCACTTGGAATGCTCTATGCCTTTGTTGACTATATCAACCGTCTGTTCCAGCCTGTGCAGGGAATTGTCAACCAGCTTGCCAATCTGGAGCAGGCACTGGTGGCAGGTGAGCGGGTATTTGAACTCCTCGATGAGGAAGGAATCGAAGTGGATGACAGCAAGGTTCCGCGCTATAAAGGAAATGTAGAATTTAATGGGGTCCATTTTGGCTATAAGGAAAGCGAATATGTCCTCAAGGACATTACCTTCAAAGCTTCCCACGGTGAAACCGTTGCTCTTGTCGGGCATACCGGCTCAGGCAAAAGCTCCATCATGAATCTGCTGTTCCGTTTCTACGATTGCCAGAAAGGGAGCATCACTATTGATGGAAAGGACATCACCGGCATGTCGCGGCAGAATCTCAGGAAGCATATGGGGATTGTCCTCCAGGATCCTTTCCTGTTCACCGGGACGATAGCAGAGAATGTGAGCCTCAATGACCCGGCTGTCACAAGGGAGAATGTCGAAAAAGCCTTAAGGGATGTAGGTGCTGACAAAGTACTGGAAAATCTCGAAAAAGGATTTGATGAACCGGTCATTGAAAAAGGAAGCACTCTCTCAAGCGGGCAGAGGCAGCTCATTTCATTCGCAAGGGCGCTGGCTTTTGATCCGGCCATCCTGATTCTTGACGAAGCAACATCAAGCATCGATACCGAAACAGAGACAGTGATCCAGAATGCGATGGAGGTGCTGAAAGAGGGCAGGACGACCTTTATTATTGCCCACCGCCTTTCCACCATCCGCAATGCTGACCAAATTCTTGTCCTCGACCGGGGACGAATCGCCGAAAAAGGCAACCATGAGGAGCTTATGAAGCTGAAGGGGAAATATTATCAGATGTACCAGCTTCAGCAGGGATCCATGGCCGGCTGA
- the fumC gene encoding class II fumarate hydratase, whose amino-acid sequence MSDFRIEKDTLGEVRVPSDKYWGAQTQRSKDNFKIGTEKMPLEMIYAFAHLKQAAAKANHKLGKLSDDKKEAIAAACTEILDGKLDGHFPLAVWQTGSGTQSNMNVNEVVARRANEMLSEKGSEEKVHPNDDVNMSQSSNDTFPTAMHIAAVIELTERLLPSLNELKKTIKIKEESFKGIVKIGRTHLQDATPLTLGQEISGWRAMLEKNEKMLIDAIKYLDDLAIGGTAVGTGINAHPDFGPITAEWISEQTGHPFRSADNKFHALTSHDEIVHVHGSLKALAADLMKIANDVRWLSSGPRSGIGELSIPANEPGSSIMPGKVNPTQSEALTMVVTQVFGNDAAIGFAASQGNFELNVFKPVIIYNFLQSIRLLADSMQSFNEKCLVGLEANEEVIKGHVDRSLMLVTALNPHIGYEKAAEIAKLAFNENSTLKEAALKTGHVTEEEYDQWVDPDKMI is encoded by the coding sequence ATGTCAGATTTCAGGATTGAAAAAGATACCCTTGGCGAGGTAAGAGTGCCGAGTGATAAGTATTGGGGCGCACAGACGCAGAGGAGCAAGGACAATTTCAAAATCGGCACCGAAAAAATGCCTCTTGAGATGATCTATGCCTTTGCCCATTTAAAGCAGGCGGCAGCCAAAGCGAATCATAAGCTTGGAAAACTTTCAGATGATAAGAAGGAAGCAATTGCGGCTGCGTGCACGGAAATATTGGATGGGAAGCTGGATGGGCACTTCCCTCTGGCTGTCTGGCAGACGGGGAGCGGCACCCAGTCCAATATGAATGTGAATGAAGTCGTTGCAAGAAGAGCGAATGAGATGCTCTCGGAAAAAGGCTCAGAGGAAAAGGTGCATCCAAATGATGATGTAAATATGTCCCAAAGCTCAAATGATACATTTCCGACGGCCATGCATATCGCAGCTGTCATCGAGCTGACAGAAAGGCTGCTTCCTTCACTGAACGAGCTGAAGAAGACAATTAAAATCAAGGAAGAATCCTTCAAGGGGATCGTCAAAATCGGCAGAACACATCTCCAGGACGCCACGCCATTGACACTGGGCCAGGAAATCAGCGGCTGGAGGGCCATGCTTGAGAAAAATGAAAAAATGCTGATAGATGCTATCAAATATCTGGATGATCTGGCGATCGGCGGAACAGCGGTTGGCACAGGCATCAATGCCCATCCGGACTTTGGGCCGATTACGGCAGAGTGGATATCCGAACAGACTGGCCATCCTTTCCGTTCGGCGGATAATAAATTCCACGCCCTGACAAGCCATGACGAGATCGTCCATGTGCATGGCAGTCTCAAAGCGCTCGCTGCCGATCTGATGAAGATCGCCAATGATGTACGCTGGCTTTCCAGCGGGCCGCGCAGCGGGATCGGCGAGCTTTCCATTCCTGCTAATGAACCGGGAAGCTCCATCATGCCAGGCAAAGTGAACCCGACGCAAAGTGAAGCCTTGACCATGGTCGTGACACAGGTATTCGGCAATGATGCAGCAATCGGGTTTGCTGCAAGCCAGGGGAATTTCGAGTTGAATGTCTTCAAGCCGGTCATTATTTACAACTTCCTGCAAAGCATCAGGCTTCTTGCAGACAGCATGCAGTCTTTCAATGAAAAATGCCTTGTTGGCCTTGAAGCGAATGAGGAAGTCATCAAAGGGCATGTAGATAGATCACTTATGCTTGTCACTGCCTTGAATCCTCATATCGGCTATGAAAAGGCCGCAGAGATTGCGAAGCTTGCCTTTAATGAAAATTCCACGCTGAAAGAGGCGGCGCTGAAAACCGGCCATGTAACAGAGGAAGAATATGATCAGTGGGTTGACCCGGATAAAATGATTTAA
- a CDS encoding alpha/beta-type small acid-soluble spore protein, whose amino-acid sequence MANNNSSNQLLVPGVSQALDQMKYEIANEFGVNLGAETTARANGSVGGEITKRLVQMAEQQLGGSQF is encoded by the coding sequence ATGGCAAACAACAATTCTTCAAACCAGCTTTTAGTACCAGGCGTATCACAAGCTCTAGACCAAATGAAATACGAAATCGCTAACGAATTCGGAGTAAACCTTGGTGCAGAAACAACTGCCCGCGCTAACGGATCTGTTGGTGGAGAAATCACTAAGCGTCTTGTTCAAATGGCTGAACAGCAGCTTGGCGGATCTCAATTTTAA